A window from Manduca sexta isolate Smith_Timp_Sample1 chromosome 24, JHU_Msex_v1.0, whole genome shotgun sequence encodes these proteins:
- the LOC119190447 gene encoding uncharacterized protein LOC119190447, with the protein MPPNANDNILAETERVFEKVPSEEPCYDEENEVENECSCDETSYGDAVFSTFVVAPLVVSVWRGTWGIMELHSHLFPYAQIYLLGIIIHACFALGRAYLLERSEGAWSGTNGGAGRWLWERILSKFYTYVFTLSCIMHWRGGWGLLDTVVAKIVPNDRDPHRPILYAAFTLTFYISITFLRSARNLLASPFFLFTDGKEPTYIFTTRFKKTVSNYFLVEPPP; encoded by the exons ATGCCACCTAACGCCAATGACAACATTTTGGCAGAAACAGAAAGAGTCTTTGAGAAAGTGCCGTCCGAGGAACCATGTTACGACGAGGAAAACGAAGTTGAAAACGAATGCAGCTGCGACGAAACCAGCTATG GGGACGCAGTGTTTTCTACGTTCGTGGTAGCTCCACTGGTGGTGTCTGTGTGGCGAGGAACTTGGGGCATCATGGAGCTACATAGCCACCTGTTTCCGTACGCACAGATATATTTATTGGGGATCATCATACATGCATGCTTTGCGTTAGGAAG aGCCTACCTTTTAGAGCGTTCAGAAGGGGCTTGGAGTGGTACGAATGGCGGGGCGGGCAGGTGGCTATGGGAGCGGATCTTGTCAAAGTTCTACACGTACGTCTTCACACTGTCCTGCATCATGCACTGGCGGGGAGGGTGGGGGTTACTGGATACTGTGGTGGCTAAAATTGTTCCTAATGATCGAGATCCTCAtcg gccaatACTGTACGCGGCCTTCACCCTGACTTTCTACATATCTATCACCTTCCTGAGATCTGCTCGGAACCTCCTCGCATCGCCTTTCTTCCTCTTCACTGACGGAAAGGAACCAACTTATATATTCACCACCAGGTTCAAGAAGactgtaagtaattattttttagtcgAGCCCCCACCATAG